The nucleotide window GTGTAGAACATATCGTGAGTCTGTTTGAGGGACCTTATCTGCAAAAAGTCGGCGCCGGCAAATCCAAACAACAGGCAATGGAAGAGTTCACCGATGCGGAAGCAAAGAGAATTGCGCAAAAAATGGTCAAGAACGGCACCTGGTTTGATCCCACTTTGATCACCTACTGGGCGCGATCTTATCAGTGGGACATCCGCGCAAAAAAAGATGTAAGGGATAAATACATAAGCGGATCCGCAAAAGAGTTCTGGAGAATATTTCCGGACTTACCGGACGAGCCTGAAGTCCGCAAGTTATTGAAAGAGGCATTCGATCGCTTCTTGGAAATTACGCGCATCCAACATCAGGAAGGGGTTCGTTTTTTAGTCGGCACAGATCTTGGGGCCAGATATATGTATCCCGGCTTTAGCGTTCACGACGAGTTGCAATGGCTTGTCAATGCCGGGCTTTCACCGATGGAAGCTCTACAAGCGGGAACGCGAAACTGTGCGGAGTCCCTGGGACGTCTCAAAGATCTAGGCACGATCGAAGAAAACAAACTCGCTGATTTCATCCTGCTCGACAAGAATCCATTGACCGATATTGCAAACACAAAAAGCATTGTGATGGTGTTCGTAGATGGACAGGCCTACACCCGCGAAGATCTCGACGGCATTCTCGAGAAAATCGCCCAAAAAGCGCCTGGAAGGTAACTGAACACAACAAAAGTGACAATTTTGTAAGAAATGATGCAGGTCTGGCGACCAATTGTTCATGGGAGAAGCTTTCGTCCGAATTAAGATGGCCTTCATCTTCTGGCTGGCGAGGCGATTGCCGGCTTGCGACGAAGTGCTGACTCTCATTTCGGAGAGCATGGACCGGAAACTGCCCTGGCGCCAGCGCATGACTTTGCTTCTGCACAACCAGATCTGCGTGTGGTGCAAACGCTATGCGAATCAGTTATTGATCCTCCGACAAGCCATGCGAAGTCAGGAAAACGAAAACGCGCTGCTTGCAAACGAAATCCTCTCGCCGGATGCCCGCGAACGCATGAAACGCTTATTGGATCCGAAGTAATCCCTGTAAGAAACTTCCCCACACAAACGACCAACCGTTACTACAGAAATGATTCTAATGAAAAGAAAAAGGAGGAAAAGTAAATGAAGTTTGTTTTAGCTGTAGTTTTTGCTGTTGCAAGTCTTCTCTTGGGCGCCAGCCTGGCTCCTGCAGAAGACATGATGGATAAAGACATGATGATGGAACACACGACCGGTGTTTTTTCCGGCGCAAAGGTGAATGGTGGAACG belongs to bacterium and includes:
- a CDS encoding amidohydrolase family protein; its protein translation is MIKILLTSCLILILLPFLFALEPPKSVSIYDVTVIDGTGSPPKPHRTVTLSGNRITNIKESDPSHDADWNGTGRFLIPGLWDMHVHLTYVADVACPALVANGVTSVRDLGGNLNVIDWMRRRIDEKDLIGPRIFRAGPVVDGSKPGVRDRIVIDTGGDSTRAVSYLKERSVDFIKVHNGPNPDAYFALLKEAKRQSIQVVGHIPISISDPGTAIDAGHGSVEHIVSLFEGPYLQKVGAGKSKQQAMEEFTDAEAKRIAQKMVKNGTWFDPTLITYWARSYQWDIRAKKDVRDKYISGSAKEFWRIFPDLPDEPEVRKLLKEAFDRFLEITRIQHQEGVRFLVGTDLGARYMYPGFSVHDELQWLVNAGLSPMEALQAGTRNCAESLGRLKDLGTIEENKLADFILLDKNPLTDIANTKSIVMVFVDGQAYTREDLDGILEKIAQKAPGR